From the Firmicutes bacterium CAG:345 genome, the window AATTCATCAATATTAGAATAATTATTTGAATGATCTTCTCTTTCTTGCAAAGGAATAAAATTCATTCCGCGAGACATATATCTTGGAGAAAGAATATCACCATGTTCCTTATATAGAGCTATAATCTTATTTGTTTCAGCATTGATGATATAACAATTTGGCAGTTGAGGAACAAGCTCTATTACAATCTTATAATGAGTAACGGTAATATCTAATTCTGGTTTAATTACTTCTGTTTCAATAGTAATTACTCTTTCATTTTTAGTCTTATAAATATCAGTAATTTTTGTTCCTGCTATCCGTTTCAAAATATTTCCAAAAGCGGAATTATCTTCAACTTTTGTAAATTTATCAAAACTATACGTTATAAAAGGTTCTGATGGGTCCATTGAAATTATCAAAGTTCCTCTTCCTTTATTTTCAGTATTTTTTCCAGAATGATAGGGGAAAGCAAAATGAGAATAAGATAGCGAAAAAGAATGATCGAAGAATCCTCCGATCAATTCATTTTTTATTTCTTCAACAATTATATTTAAAACAGTATTATCTAAAGCCATGACAATATTATAGCAAATTTGAATTGAAAATTAACTAAAAAATAAATATTAAACAATTTATATTTTGATAAAAAAATTGTTTCACTTAAAAATTATGCTAAATAAATATATTTATAATTATACCACTATTATATTTCTTTTATTTTTCTTGCCAAACAACTTAGGTTAGTAAATAATATTAGAGTGTTTTTTGGAGGAAAATGTTTATGGCAAAATTCATTTTTGTTACAGGTGGCGTGGTTTCTGGAATTGGGAAAGGCATCGTAGCTTCCTGCATCGGTCGATTATTAAAATCACGTGGAATTAAAGTTTTCATGCAGAAATTTGATCCATATATAAACGTTGATCCCGGCACAATGTCTCCTTATCAACATGGAGAGGTCTATGTTACAGAAGATGGCGCAGAAACAGATTTAGACTTAGGACATTACGAACGATTTATCGATGAAAATCTTTCCAAAGCTTCATCTATAACCTCCGGAAAAATTTATCTTTCTGTCATAGAGAAAGAAAGACGTGGTGATTATTTAGGAAAAACTGTCCAAGTTATTCCTCATATAACTAATGAAATTAAGTCACGTCTCAAAGAAGCAGAAGAAACATCAGGAGCTGATATTATCATCACCGAAATCGGTGGTACAGTTGGCGATATAGAATCACTTCCATTCATTGAAGCTATTAGACAATGGAGAAGAGATGTAGGATATAATAATACTTTCTATGTCCATGTTACATTGCTTCCATTATTAACTACAACAAATGAACTAAAAACTAAACCGACTCAACATAGCGTTAAAGAATTAAGATCACTTGGTATTCAACCAGATATGCTTGTCTTACGTTCTTCAAAAGCCGTTGATAATGAAATTAGAGAAAAAATCGCAAATTTTTGTGATGTCAACACTGAATCCGTTATCATCAATAAAAATCTAAACAATATATATCAATTAGTAACCAATCTCGCCAAACAAAATGTCGATAAATTAATTTTAAATCATTTCAATTTAGAAGCAAAAGAATCTGATTTAACAGAATGGAATAATTTAATTTATAAAGTTAATCATCTTGATGGAAATATCAAAATTGCATTAGTTGGCAAATACGTACAATTACACGATGCTTATTTAAGCGTGAGTGAAGCCTTAAAAAGTGCTGGATATGAAGTTGGAAAAAATATAGAAATCGATTGGATTAATTCTGATGAATATGATAGTCCAGATTTTATCGAACATTTAAAACAAGCAGATGGCATTTTAGTTCCAGGAGGATTTGGGCATCGTGCCACAAAAGGAAAAATATTAGCTG encodes:
- a CDS encoding cTP synthase (product inferred by homology to UniProt), whose amino-acid sequence is MAKFIFVTGGVVSGIGKGIVASCIGRLLKSRGIKVFMQKFDPYINVDPGTMSPYQHGEVYVTEDGAETDLDLGHYERFIDENLSKASSITSGKIYLSVIEKERRGDYLGKTVQVIPHITNEIKSRLKEAEETSGADIIITEIGGTVGDIESLPFIEAIRQWRRDVGYNNTFYVHVTLLPLLTTTNELKTKPTQHSVKELRSLGIQPDMLVLRSSKAVDNEIREKIANFCDVNTESVIINKNLNNIYQLVTNLAKQNVDKLILNHFNLEAKESDLTEWNNLIYKVNHLDGNIKIALVGKYVQLHDAYLSVSEALKSAGYEVGKNIEIDWINSDEYDSPDFIEHLKQADGILVPGGFGHRATKGKILAAKFARENDIPYLGICYGMQLAVISFLRDVCGIKDANSTEIDSNCSDPVIEYLPDQYKGLNLGGTLRLGAYECQLVNNTLTKSLYNQDLIKERHRHRYEFNNKYREILENHGMKVSGINPQTNLVEIVEIPSHPFYVGVQFHPEFKSRPTKPHPVFLGFIKASLNRSKNK